TCATCTCCTACCATGACGACCCCACGCTCTACAGCCTCTTCCAGAAGGAGGACAACAAGCTCGACCTCTTCGGCATTTTCCTCAGCGAGCGCATGACCTTTTGGGACGACCGCGTCACCCTGCTCGCCGGCGGGCGCTATGACTACGAGCGCAACCACGCGCGGAATCTCGTGACCGGCACCAGCAGCAAAAACACCACTACCGAACCCAGCTACCAGGTCGGCCTCAACATTCGCGTCCTCCCCGACCTCACCGCTTACGTGAATTCCTCCCGCTCCTTCGTCCCGCAGTTTTCCACCGGCGTTGACGAGGATGGCCTGCCGTTCGACGTGCCGACCGAAACCGGCGAATGCTGGGAATTCGGCTTCAAGGCCAGCATGCTGGACGGGCGCCTCACCTTCACCGCCGCCCACTTCGATCTCTCGCGCAACAATGTCACCCGCGAAGCCTACCGCGAGGACGGCAGCATTTACAACATCACCACCGGCAAGGAAACATCCAAGGGCTACGAGCTGGATTTCAACTGGAGCATCACGCAGTCGCTGCAATTCTTCGGCGGCTACGGTTACACCGTCGCAAAGATCGTCGACAGCTCCGATGCGCCTTCCTTCGAAGGGCGGCCCACCCGGCGCACACCGCGCAACTCCTTCGGTTTCGGTTCCAAATACAACGTGAAAACCGGTCCGCTCAAGGGCGCCTATGCCACCATCGGCTATAAATACAGCGACAAGTCCCTCACCGCGGCGCCGGGCCGGCGCACCATCACCACCAGCAGCGGCGACATCCAAAACCTGCGCATGCCAAACGGCCGCCTGATCGCGCCCGAGTTTCCCGAGGGGGCGATCATTCCCCGGGGCACGCTCGTGCCGGGCACGACTTCATATTATAGTTTCAGCGTGGACGACGGACGCGACACGCTTTGGAACGGCTCCTATCAGCTCTTTGACGCCAGCATCGGCTATCGCTGGAAGGTCGCTCGTCGCTTCACCCACAAGGTCCAGCTCAACGTCAGCAACATCCTCGACGAGAAATACACTTACGGTTCGGCCGGGCACGGCCCCGCCCGCGGCTGGATGCTCACCTATGATCTCACCTTCTGAGCCGCCTCCCGCCTCCTCGTAATTATAAAACGGATACGCCCTTCCTCCCGCATGAGCAAACTCCGCGCAACCCGCCCCGCATTTGCCTCCGCCGCCTGCGTCCCGCTCCGGCGCGTGCTGGCGGCGCTTGCGGCCGCGATATTGGCCGCCGCTTCGTATGCCGCTCCCGCGCCGTTGCCATCTCCCGCCGCGCTGCGCAAGGCCGTCGCCGCGGCCAGGCCCGGCGACACGCTCGTGCTCGCCGACGGCGTGTATGCGGACGCCGGTGCGTTCAAGGTCACCGCGAGCGGCGCCGAGGGCCGGCCCGTCACCATCCGCGCGGCCACGCCCGGCGGCGTCACCTTTACCGGCGCGGCGCAATTCCGCATCGAGGCAAACCACGTCGTGCTGGCCGGATTCCGCTTCACCGACGGCGGCCCGTCGAGCAACTCCGGCGTCATCGCCGTGAAAGCCAGCGACGTGCGCATCACCGAGTGCTCCATCATCGACTACAACCGGACATCCGAGCCCGAAAAAAGCATGTTTTGGATCGCGCTCAACGGACAGCGCAACCGCGTCGACCACTGCCTCTTCAAGGGCAAGACCACCGTCGGCGTGCTGCTTTTCGTGCAGCGACCGACCGATGCGCCCGACCACGCGCAAATCTACCGCAATGTCTTCCGCGACATTCCGCGCGGCACGGGCAACGGTTTCGAGACCATCCGCATCGGCACCAGCCACCAGTCGCAAAGCGACTCCCACTCGCTGGTCGCCGAAAACTATTTCGAGAACTGCGACGGCGAAATCGAAACCATCTCCGTCAAGTCGGGCAAAAATACCGTTCGCGACAACACCTTCGTCAACTGCCGCGGCACCATCACCCTGCGCCACGGCGCGGGCGGCACCGTGACCGGCAACATCTTTTTCGTCACCGATCCGAAGAAAACCGATTGCGGCGGCCTGCGTATCAACGACCGCGACCACGTCATAGAAAACAATTACATCGCCGGTGTCCGCACCGCCAACAAACACCTCGGCGGCATCGTCCTCATGTCGAGCGAGGGCGACGGCGAACTGCCCGTTCACGCCCACTGGCGCGTGCAAAACAACCTCATCCGCCGCAACACCGTCCTCAACTGCCAGCAGTCGTTCGTGTATGGCGGCGGTGAATACGGCACCCCGCCGCTCTCCTCCACCTTCGAGCAAAACCTCGTTGCCGTCACCCCGGATGCCGCCGCCGGGTGCGCGCCGCTCATCCGGCAGATCCATCCCATTGCGACGCCGGCCTACCGCGGCGAGATCTACCACGGCGCACCGCTCGGCCTCGAACCCGTGCCCGCCGGCATCGACACGGACGCCGACCCGAAACTGGCCGCCAGAACCATCAATGGCCACACCCTCTACTTCGCCACTGCCGTCGAAGCCGGAGCGCGCGCCGAGGCCCTCAAGCCGCTCCAGGAGTCCGACGTCGGTCCGGGCGTGAAAGAATCCAAATCCCCATGACTCAAATCCCCCAAAAAATCCCTCTTTCCCATCATGAACAAAGAACTCGAAAACAAAGTCGCCCTCGTAACCGGCGGTGCCCGGGACATCGGGCGCTCCGTCTCCCTTAAACTCGCCGCGCTTGGTGCCTCGGTCGTCGTCAACTACAACAGCAATTCCGCCAACGCCGACGCCACCGTGAAGGCCGTCGCCGATGCCGGCGGCAAGGCCGTCGCCGTGCAGGCCGATGTGTCCAAACCCGCCGACATCGAGCGCCTCGTGCAGACCGCGCTCAAGACCTTCGGCGGCAAAATCGACATTCTCGTCAACGTCGCCGGCGGTCTCGTCGCGCGCAGGCCGCTCGCCGAAATCGACGAGGCGTTTTTCGACCAGGTGATGGGCGTGAACTTCAAGAGCACCGTGCTCGTCACCCGCGCCGTCGTCCCGCACATGCCCGATGGCGGCGTCATCGTGAATTTCAGCTCGCAGGCCGCGCGCGACGGCGGCGGGCCCGGCGCGAGCATCTACGCCGCGTCCAAGGCCGCCGTGGCCAACTTCACCCGCTCGCTCGTGAAGGAACTCGGCCCGCGCCGCATCCGCGCCAACGCCGTCGCGCCCGGCATGATTTCCACCGCGTTCCACGACACCTTCACGAAGCCCGAGGTGCGCGCGCGTGTCGCCGGCATGACCCCGCTCGGACGCGAAGGCTCGCCCGACGAGGTCGCCGAGTTGACCGCGTTTCTCGCCTCGCCGCGCTCCTCGTTCATCAACGGCGAGTCCGTCGAAATCAACGGCGGCATCTTCTTCGCCTGAACCCATCGTTCTCGTTCCTCGTTCTCGAAACGCTCCGCAAACAAAAAGAGAGAACGAGAACGAGTAAGAGAACGAGAACGATAAAAACCCTTTCCCTTCATCCCGTTTTTCCCATGCGACCGCATCTTTCCATCCTCGCGCTTCTGGTCCTGTTCGGCCTCTCGCCCCTTCAGTCCTTCGGCCTTTCCTCCAGGCATCCCTGCCTTACGCTCACCGCGGAGGACGCGGCGCTCATTCGCGAAAACCTCGGCAAATATCCGCTCTTCGACGCCGCCTACCAGGCCGCCGTCACCCGCGTCGAGACCGCGCTGAAAAATCCCATCGACGTGCCCCAGCCCAAGGACGCCGCCGGCTACACGCACGAGCGCCACAAGCGCAACTATCTCGAAATGCACGCGGCCGGGTTCCTGTATCAGGTAACTGGCGACGCACGCTACTCCGCCTTTGTGAAGGCGCAGCTCGATCGCTACGCCGAACTCTACCCGACGCTGGGCAGGCACCCGGCGGCCAACAAGCAGGCCTACGGCCGCATCTTCTGGCAGAGCCTCAACGAGACCGTCTGGCTCGTCCACGTCGCGCAGGCCTACGACTGTGTTTACGACACGCTCGCGCCCGCCGACCGCGGGCGTTACGAAAAAAACATATTCCGTCCGATGGCTGATTTCCTCGTGAACACGCAGATCGAGGAGTTCGACCGTATCCATAATCATGGGACATGGACCGCCACCGCCGTCGGCATGATCGGCTATGTGATGGGCGACGAGAAACTCGTGCGGCAGGCCCTGCGCGGCTCGAAGATGGACGGCGAATTCGGCTACCTGCGCCAGATCGACCTGCTCTTCTCGCCCGACGGTTTTTATTGCGAGGGACCGTATTACGCCCGCTACGCGCTGATGCCGTTTTTTCTCTTCGCGCAGGTCATCGACAACAACCAGCCGGAGATGAAGATTTTCGAGTATCGCGGCGGTCTGCTCGGCAAGGCGCTCGATGCCACGCTCCAGCAAAGCTGGACCGGCGGCGCGTTCCTGCCCATCAACGACGCGCTCAAGGAAAAAACCTATCACACCGCCGAGATGGTGCTCGGCGTGAACCTCACCTACGCCCGCCTCGGGCACGACGCGCGCCTGCTCTCCATCGCCCGCGAACAGGGCACCGTGTCGCTCGGCGCCGCCGGCCTGGAGGTCGCGCGCGCCATCGCCATCGCCACCGGTCCGCTGCCGGCGTA
This genomic stretch from Termitidicoccus mucosus harbors:
- a CDS encoding alginate lyase family protein, which codes for MRPHLSILALLVLFGLSPLQSFGLSSRHPCLTLTAEDAALIRENLGKYPLFDAAYQAAVTRVETALKNPIDVPQPKDAAGYTHERHKRNYLEMHAAGFLYQVTGDARYSAFVKAQLDRYAELYPTLGRHPAANKQAYGRIFWQSLNETVWLVHVAQAYDCVYDTLAPADRGRYEKNIFRPMADFLVNTQIEEFDRIHNHGTWTATAVGMIGYVMGDEKLVRQALRGSKMDGEFGYLRQIDLLFSPDGFYCEGPYYARYALMPFFLFAQVIDNNQPEMKIFEYRGGLLGKALDATLQQSWTGGAFLPINDALKEKTYHTAEMVLGVNLTYARLGHDARLLSIAREQGTVSLGAAGLEVARAIAIATGPLPAYPLHSVELSDGPDGKSGGLALLRFGPNPAKDSLAALKYTAFGMEHGHYDKLQFIYYDNGREIIPDYGAARYLNVDQKFGGRYLPENKTYAKQTVAHNTLVVDETTQYGGSYATAENEHADRHYFDAGDPDFQVASARDTAAYPGVAMQRTTAMVRDARLDYPIVVDVLRAVSGKKHRYDLPFHYEGTFLAINAELARNTTALAPLGKKHGYQHLWLEGSGETSGPVRFTWMNGSRFYTLHAAAGASTRLLFTLAGANDPNFNLRPERALILRRDAAEGGTVFTSVIEPHGDWNGTTEVTYGGTPVIEEVRVLAATDEGTVIRVTGKNKLALTLMFSNRTGDDAQAAHTLVAGEETFTWKGNAAIRR
- a CDS encoding polysaccharide lyase 6 family protein — encoded protein: MSKLRATRPAFASAACVPLRRVLAALAAAILAAASYAAPAPLPSPAALRKAVAAARPGDTLVLADGVYADAGAFKVTASGAEGRPVTIRAATPGGVTFTGAAQFRIEANHVVLAGFRFTDGGPSSNSGVIAVKASDVRITECSIIDYNRTSEPEKSMFWIALNGQRNRVDHCLFKGKTTVGVLLFVQRPTDAPDHAQIYRNVFRDIPRGTGNGFETIRIGTSHQSQSDSHSLVAENYFENCDGEIETISVKSGKNTVRDNTFVNCRGTITLRHGAGGTVTGNIFFVTDPKKTDCGGLRINDRDHVIENNYIAGVRTANKHLGGIVLMSSEGDGELPVHAHWRVQNNLIRRNTVLNCQQSFVYGGGEYGTPPLSSTFEQNLVAVTPDAAAGCAPLIRQIHPIATPAYRGEIYHGAPLGLEPVPAGIDTDADPKLAARTINGHTLYFATAVEAGARAEALKPLQESDVGPGVKESKSP
- a CDS encoding SDR family NAD(P)-dependent oxidoreductase, which codes for MNKELENKVALVTGGARDIGRSVSLKLAALGASVVVNYNSNSANADATVKAVADAGGKAVAVQADVSKPADIERLVQTALKTFGGKIDILVNVAGGLVARRPLAEIDEAFFDQVMGVNFKSTVLVTRAVVPHMPDGGVIVNFSSQAARDGGGPGASIYAASKAAVANFTRSLVKELGPRRIRANAVAPGMISTAFHDTFTKPEVRARVAGMTPLGREGSPDEVAELTAFLASPRSSFINGESVEINGGIFFA